Proteins from a single region of Geothrix sp. PMB-07:
- a CDS encoding TonB-dependent receptor, whose amino-acid sequence MARNTGNSRFSALALALVAAPAVLMAQSSTTSALTGVVKDPKGKPLADAKISATSESLIGGARVVVSGSQGAFRISALPPGNYVITVEAAGYPTIKQTVQLSLGSTSNLPIQLQAQASATVEVIDRSNAVEPTPTGLGKAYSLDELESLPYKRDLSSIADLTPGVNGGIAWGGDRRNANAYLLDGMNIGDPSTGTPWIYSNPEWFQEVQVGGIGASAEFGGFTGGFINAIIKRGSNKTEGAFNSYYNTSDWQAKTSNRAPGIDRTVQKAHSSDLSLSVGGPIIKDKLWYFVSAEQIVDQQTPIGAPVPVELTNPRYLLKVTWQATPNGTLEAFGEYDKVSREHRGISNQTSIEASWRQEAPNHSYGLTWTQVFGSSAVLTLRATSFGGRDDALAYHGENPSLYIASGYNPNDPSSSTGLLYTFNNTYTVDSVYKSRGSIAATLDLFKTGLFSSTDAHAFKFGIEREQSGDEELERFPGGVSYNADSDSGGVYTDFVQVGGGYNIRARMDRLAAFAQDSWTVNNRLTLRPGLRFEQFKGRGYGGSSSIWNTSTLAPRFGLTFALTEDQRSLLKASWGRFFDGVGTAYFDRAIPGAYRPETRHTWGSNDYFTDFNHLSAIPYNPVPYTTISDVTAIDPNIKHPYMDEATLSIEQKLGDLWSMTFTAVHRQSKDLIIRVNRALREDTDPANSLDAYNLITGKVMHLFNALDDAQDYYITNSDKAKRAYQALSLSAERRYADHWSLFTSYTRAMRHGNLNRSNGYDDAFASPNSQINFDGPLPYFSDDEIKVRFSYETPWKTRLSASFTYLSGEHWTPTISTFRDNNSSRWSILAQPRGSERYPARRLLDLRASQMIVKNKGLSAEIFLDIFNALNSGSALGWNTRVNAVRTDSATATGANDIYSDYKSPTSAETPRNLRLGLRVTF is encoded by the coding sequence ATGGCTAGAAACACTGGCAATTCCAGATTCAGTGCGCTCGCGCTGGCGCTCGTGGCGGCCCCGGCGGTCTTGATGGCGCAGAGCAGCACGACCTCCGCCCTGACTGGCGTGGTGAAGGACCCCAAGGGCAAGCCGCTTGCCGATGCAAAGATCAGCGCCACCTCTGAGAGCCTCATTGGCGGGGCTCGCGTGGTGGTCAGCGGATCCCAGGGTGCGTTTCGCATCTCGGCGCTGCCGCCAGGGAATTATGTCATCACGGTTGAAGCCGCTGGCTATCCGACCATCAAGCAGACGGTCCAACTCAGCCTTGGCTCAACTTCCAACCTGCCCATCCAGTTGCAGGCTCAGGCCTCTGCCACGGTGGAAGTGATTGACCGCTCCAATGCCGTCGAGCCCACTCCCACTGGACTCGGCAAGGCCTATTCCCTGGATGAACTGGAGTCGCTGCCTTACAAGCGGGATCTGAGTTCCATCGCAGACCTGACCCCTGGTGTGAATGGCGGCATCGCCTGGGGCGGTGACCGACGCAATGCGAACGCCTACCTCCTTGATGGCATGAACATCGGCGACCCGAGCACTGGCACTCCGTGGATCTACTCCAATCCTGAATGGTTCCAGGAAGTCCAGGTGGGCGGCATCGGGGCCTCGGCCGAGTTCGGCGGATTCACAGGTGGTTTCATCAACGCGATCATCAAGCGGGGCAGCAACAAAACCGAGGGTGCCTTCAACAGCTATTACAACACCTCGGACTGGCAGGCCAAGACCAGCAACCGCGCACCAGGCATTGACCGAACGGTTCAGAAGGCCCACAGCTCTGACCTCTCCCTGAGTGTGGGGGGACCGATCATCAAGGACAAACTCTGGTATTTCGTGTCGGCAGAACAAATCGTCGACCAGCAGACCCCCATTGGTGCCCCGGTGCCCGTGGAACTCACCAACCCTCGATACCTCCTGAAAGTCACCTGGCAGGCCACCCCCAACGGGACCCTGGAGGCCTTTGGAGAATACGACAAGGTGTCCAGAGAGCACCGCGGCATCAGCAACCAGACCTCCATTGAGGCTTCCTGGAGGCAGGAGGCCCCCAACCACAGTTACGGCCTCACCTGGACCCAAGTCTTCGGTTCTTCGGCCGTCCTGACTTTGCGGGCGACCTCCTTTGGCGGTCGAGATGACGCGCTTGCCTATCACGGGGAAAACCCCTCGCTCTACATCGCCTCAGGCTACAACCCCAATGACCCATCCAGTTCCACGGGACTCCTCTACACCTTCAACAACACCTATACCGTCGACAGCGTTTACAAGTCCCGCGGCAGCATCGCCGCCACCCTCGACCTCTTCAAGACTGGCCTATTTAGTTCCACTGATGCCCATGCATTCAAGTTTGGCATCGAGCGCGAGCAGTCGGGTGATGAGGAGCTGGAGCGCTTCCCCGGCGGCGTCAGTTACAACGCAGACTCAGATTCCGGAGGAGTCTACACCGACTTCGTCCAGGTGGGCGGCGGCTACAACATCCGCGCTCGCATGGACCGGCTGGCCGCCTTCGCCCAGGACTCCTGGACGGTCAACAACAGGCTCACCCTTCGTCCGGGCCTGCGCTTCGAGCAATTCAAGGGCCGGGGCTATGGCGGTTCCAGCTCCATCTGGAACACCAGCACATTGGCTCCTCGGTTTGGCCTGACGTTCGCCCTCACCGAGGATCAGAGAAGCCTCCTGAAAGCCAGTTGGGGACGCTTCTTCGACGGCGTGGGTACAGCCTATTTCGACCGCGCCATCCCTGGAGCCTATAGGCCTGAAACCCGGCATACCTGGGGCAGCAACGACTACTTCACCGATTTCAACCACCTCTCGGCGATTCCTTACAATCCCGTTCCCTACACCACCATCAGTGATGTGACCGCCATCGATCCCAACATCAAGCACCCATACATGGACGAGGCGACGCTATCCATCGAACAGAAGCTAGGCGACCTCTGGTCCATGACATTCACAGCCGTGCACAGGCAGTCGAAGGACCTCATCATCCGCGTGAACCGGGCGCTCCGCGAGGATACAGATCCGGCCAATAGCCTGGATGCCTACAACCTGATCACTGGAAAGGTCATGCACCTCTTCAATGCGCTGGACGACGCGCAGGACTACTACATCACCAACAGCGACAAGGCGAAGCGCGCCTACCAAGCGCTCAGCCTCAGCGCAGAGCGCCGCTACGCGGACCATTGGAGTCTGTTCACCAGCTACACTCGCGCCATGCGGCACGGCAATCTGAACCGATCGAACGGGTACGACGATGCGTTCGCGAGCCCGAACTCTCAGATCAACTTCGACGGGCCCCTCCCCTATTTCAGCGATGACGAAATCAAAGTCCGTTTCTCATACGAAACGCCTTGGAAGACTCGTTTGAGCGCCAGCTTCACCTACCTTTCGGGTGAACATTGGACCCCCACCATCAGCACTTTCCGAGACAACAACTCCTCTCGCTGGAGCATCCTCGCCCAGCCCAGGGGGTCAGAACGATATCCCGCCCGCCGTCTTCTGGATCTCCGGGCAAGCCAGATGATCGTGAAGAACAAGGGACTGAGTGCTGAGATATTCCTCGATATTTTCAACGCCCTGAACTCGGGCTCCGCCCTGGGTTGGAACACCCGCGTCAATGCGGTCCGCACCGATTCGGCCACCGCAACCGGCGCCAACGACATCTACAGCGACTACAAGAGCCCCACCAGCGCCGAAACGCCCCGGAACCTCCGTCTCGGGTTGAGAGTCACGTTCTAG
- a CDS encoding cyanophycinase — MQRLLVGVALLFTSMFAASQIPPKGTLVIVGGGGFPADVQAAFFQACGGRGGVVGIIPTSTSDPEGALKEWKADLDQVGMVCVPLDVRRREDASNPELLKAAARCTGFWFSGGDQNLVGDKIVGTPLQKLILDRYAAGAGVGGTSAGAAIMSKVMLTGDDRHGKEALSEFGPGAYQTREGMGFLPAGVVIDQHFLRRGRENRLFSVLMERPDHLGLGIDEATALVVKDGRATVVGQRSVMVFDPAGMALKGETFRDLRIHLLKTGQSIDLATRKISQP, encoded by the coding sequence ATGCAGCGGCTTCTTGTGGGCGTAGCCCTTCTTTTCACATCCATGTTCGCAGCTTCCCAGATACCCCCCAAAGGCACCCTGGTCATCGTGGGCGGCGGAGGATTCCCTGCGGATGTTCAGGCGGCCTTCTTCCAGGCCTGCGGCGGACGCGGCGGTGTGGTGGGCATCATCCCCACGTCCACCAGCGATCCCGAAGGGGCGCTCAAGGAGTGGAAGGCTGATCTCGACCAGGTGGGCATGGTCTGTGTGCCCTTGGATGTGAGACGCCGCGAAGACGCCTCCAACCCCGAGCTGCTGAAAGCGGCGGCGCGATGCACCGGGTTCTGGTTTTCGGGGGGAGACCAGAACCTGGTGGGGGACAAGATCGTGGGCACACCGTTGCAGAAGCTCATCCTTGATCGCTATGCCGCAGGCGCGGGCGTGGGAGGCACCAGTGCGGGCGCAGCCATCATGTCCAAGGTGATGCTCACCGGCGACGACCGCCACGGCAAGGAAGCCCTCTCTGAATTCGGCCCAGGCGCCTACCAGACCCGCGAAGGCATGGGCTTCCTGCCCGCGGGCGTGGTGATCGATCAGCACTTCCTGCGGCGTGGCCGGGAGAACCGCCTCTTCAGCGTCCTGATGGAACGCCCGGACCACCTGGGCCTGGGCATCGACGAAGCCACCGCCCTGGTGGTGAAAGATGGCCGGGCCACGGTGGTGGGGCAGCGCTCCGTCATGGTCTTCGATCCGGCGGGCATGGCGCTCAAGGGCGAGACCTTCCGCGACCTCCGCATCCACCTGCTGAAGACCGGCCAGTCCATCGATCTGGCCACCCGCAAGATCAGCCAGCCATGA
- a CDS encoding M14 family zinc carboxypeptidase, with translation MKQTVSYEQMSTFLESVARPGLITVTEEGRSTQGRKLYLVHLNRGGAKAQSGARFKVFYYAQQHGDEVAGKDAQLTLIRDIAEHPEQLPEDVDLYLMPMVNPDGAEAHQRFNGVGADLNRDHLLLAQPETQTLHRVARRIRPHLAVDSHEFGRDGEDYTKHGWEAWPVITMDACNHPLIPDYLKVAALEAVGTAAPLQQKAGHAYRRYSVGGPPPDEEIRPSTSEVDDGRNGMGTLGALSFIIESGVRHRSADPQADLGERVDGYRILYRHLLGDRAWRQRIQRLAERARREPLPPFIATNTFWANLGGKVSAVKVREVATGKTIEVPTANAMTDLVVKGSVPTPRAYVIDAAAAARFVPVLQAQGLGFETLAAPRRARVERVKLLRLEEPYDELYQRYKDRQIVAREPQAEVDLPAGTLIVSLDQDLARRAIQVLEPCLLYGLYGYPGFRELARPGADLPVSRLF, from the coding sequence ATGAAGCAGACGGTGTCCTATGAGCAGATGTCGACCTTCCTGGAATCCGTGGCGCGGCCGGGGCTCATCACCGTCACCGAAGAAGGCCGCAGCACCCAGGGCCGCAAACTCTACCTGGTGCATCTGAACCGGGGCGGCGCCAAAGCTCAGTCTGGGGCCCGCTTCAAGGTCTTCTACTATGCCCAGCAGCATGGCGATGAAGTGGCGGGCAAGGACGCGCAGCTGACCCTCATCCGCGACATCGCCGAGCATCCGGAACAGCTGCCCGAGGACGTGGACCTCTACCTCATGCCGATGGTCAACCCCGATGGCGCGGAGGCCCACCAGCGTTTCAACGGCGTGGGCGCCGACCTCAACCGCGACCACCTGCTGCTGGCCCAGCCTGAAACGCAGACGCTGCACCGCGTGGCCCGCCGCATCCGTCCCCATCTGGCGGTGGACAGCCATGAGTTCGGCCGCGATGGGGAGGACTACACCAAACACGGCTGGGAGGCCTGGCCCGTCATCACCATGGATGCCTGCAACCACCCGCTCATCCCCGACTACCTGAAGGTCGCTGCCCTGGAGGCCGTCGGTACCGCTGCGCCCCTGCAGCAGAAGGCCGGCCACGCCTACCGCCGCTACAGCGTAGGGGGGCCGCCGCCGGATGAGGAGATCCGCCCCTCCACCTCTGAAGTGGATGATGGCCGCAATGGCATGGGCACCCTGGGCGCGCTCTCCTTCATCATCGAATCCGGCGTGCGCCACCGCTCCGCCGACCCCCAGGCGGACCTGGGCGAGCGGGTGGACGGCTACCGCATCCTCTACCGGCACCTGCTGGGGGACCGCGCCTGGCGCCAGCGCATCCAGCGCCTGGCCGAGCGCGCCCGTCGTGAGCCGCTGCCACCCTTCATCGCCACGAACACCTTCTGGGCGAACCTGGGAGGCAAGGTCAGCGCCGTGAAAGTGCGCGAGGTGGCCACGGGGAAAACCATTGAAGTGCCCACCGCCAATGCCATGACGGATCTGGTGGTAAAGGGCAGCGTGCCCACGCCCCGGGCCTATGTCATCGATGCTGCCGCCGCGGCCCGCTTCGTGCCGGTGCTGCAGGCCCAGGGCCTCGGTTTTGAGACCCTCGCAGCGCCTCGGCGAGCGCGGGTCGAACGGGTGAAGCTGCTCCGCCTCGAAGAACCCTACGATGAGCTGTACCAACGCTACAAGGATCGCCAGATCGTGGCACGGGAACCCCAGGCCGAGGTGGACCTGCCCGCGGGAACCCTCATCGTGTCCCTCGACCAGGATCTGGCCCGCCGGGCCATCCAGGTGCTGGAACCCTGCCTGCTCTACGGCCTCTATGGCTACCCTGGTTTCCGCGAGTTGGCCCGCCCTGGCGCCGACCTGCCCGTGTCCCGCCTCTTCTGA
- the iadA gene encoding beta-aspartyl-peptidase, with the protein MMFLIKNADVYSPEPGGRCDLLIGGGKILRMEPDIRISRKYCEVVDARNLRAVPGFIDGHVHIMGGGGEGGFATRTPDLPLTDAITGGVTTVVGCLGTDGYTRTMAGLLAKAKGLDEEGISTYVYSGSYGVPLRTLMPSLEEDLLFIDKVIGAGEVALSDHRSSQPTFEAFAQVVATARRGGMLSGKAGIVNVHLGDGPRGLEFLRRIINETELSPQQMLPTHINRNPQLFEEGIAYAKGGGFVDFTTSTLASYLDDGEIPCARALRLMLEAGVDPGQITFTSDGQGSLPDWDRHGRLQGISVGRVLSLYQAVRQAVLQEGLPLETALRVITSNPARILKLKGKGRLEPGMDADIVLLDPKDLEVRTVMAKGRLLMKSGKLLAKGLFQ; encoded by the coding sequence ATGATGTTCCTGATCAAGAATGCCGATGTGTACAGCCCCGAACCCGGCGGCCGCTGCGACCTGCTGATCGGCGGCGGCAAGATCCTCCGCATGGAGCCCGACATCCGCATCTCCCGCAAGTACTGCGAGGTGGTCGATGCCCGCAATCTGCGCGCCGTGCCTGGCTTCATCGATGGCCACGTCCACATCATGGGCGGTGGAGGCGAGGGCGGCTTCGCCACGCGCACTCCGGACCTGCCCCTGACCGATGCCATCACCGGCGGCGTCACCACCGTGGTGGGCTGCCTGGGTACCGATGGCTATACCCGCACCATGGCCGGGTTGCTGGCCAAGGCCAAGGGCCTCGATGAAGAGGGCATCAGCACCTACGTGTATTCGGGCTCCTACGGCGTGCCCCTGCGCACCCTCATGCCCAGCCTCGAAGAGGATCTGCTCTTCATCGACAAGGTCATCGGCGCGGGCGAAGTGGCCCTGTCCGACCACCGCTCCAGCCAACCCACCTTCGAGGCCTTCGCCCAGGTGGTGGCCACGGCGCGGCGCGGCGGCATGCTGTCCGGCAAGGCCGGCATCGTGAACGTGCACCTGGGCGACGGCCCGCGGGGCCTGGAGTTCCTCCGTCGCATCATCAACGAAACTGAACTTTCTCCCCAGCAGATGCTCCCCACCCACATCAACCGCAACCCTCAGCTGTTCGAGGAAGGCATCGCCTACGCCAAGGGCGGCGGCTTCGTGGATTTCACCACCTCGACCCTGGCTTCATACCTGGATGACGGCGAAATCCCCTGCGCCCGGGCCCTGCGCCTCATGCTGGAGGCGGGCGTGGATCCAGGCCAGATCACCTTCACCTCCGATGGCCAGGGCAGCCTCCCCGACTGGGACCGCCATGGCCGCCTGCAAGGCATCTCCGTGGGCCGCGTGCTGTCGCTGTACCAGGCCGTGCGCCAGGCCGTGCTGCAAGAGGGCCTGCCCCTCGAAACCGCGCTGCGCGTCATCACCTCGAACCCGGCCCGCATCCTCAAGCTGAAGGGCAAGGGTCGCCTGGAGCCGGGCATGGACGCCGACATCGTGCTGCTGGATCCGAAGGATCTGGAAGTGCGCACGGTCATGGCCAAGGGCCGCCTCCTGATGAAATCCGGCAAACTGCTGGCGAAGGGATTGTTCCAGTGA
- a CDS encoding YfcC family protein — MNARERAYQAARQGKVPTPPPPPPPTSSSLKMPHTLVIVAALILLVLILSWLVPSGEFQRMEKLLPDGSRLKVPVDGTYHQLTKTYLGLQTLFLSPIKGFLDGAGLISFLLIIGGSFGIFQETGAVEQGIKRLTVHVRRHPWLETLFIPVLMAVFSLAGAVFGMAEELIPLVMIFIALSRALGYDSIVGTAIPFLGAAAGFACAFFNPFTVGVAQGIAGVPIYSGLAYRVCAWVVATGVVIAYVMIYAAKIKKNPELSPVRDIDLARESQASGAGDSWNAKHILALLTFLGALILLVYGVLKHHWYLEPIAALFLGMGILIGLISRMAPSTIAKHFVAGAKDMVGVVFIVACARALLVIANDARIMDTLLLCGSSAIKVLPKAMTAQVMFLLQCGINFFIHSGTSQAALTMPVLAPLSDLVGITRQTCVYSFALSELINPILPTSAVTMGVLGAAKIPWERWAKWFLPLMLILVVLAFLLLVPPTLFFHWGPV; from the coding sequence GTGAATGCTCGCGAACGCGCCTACCAGGCCGCCCGGCAGGGCAAGGTCCCCACTCCACCACCACCGCCGCCACCGACATCCTCCAGCCTGAAGATGCCCCACACCCTGGTCATCGTGGCGGCCCTCATCCTGCTGGTGCTCATCCTTTCCTGGCTGGTGCCCTCCGGGGAATTCCAGCGCATGGAAAAGCTGCTGCCCGATGGCAGCCGCCTGAAGGTGCCCGTGGATGGCACCTACCATCAGCTGACCAAGACCTACCTGGGCCTGCAGACCCTCTTCCTGTCGCCCATCAAGGGGTTCCTGGACGGCGCGGGCCTCATCTCCTTCCTCCTCATCATCGGCGGCAGCTTCGGCATCTTCCAGGAGACCGGCGCGGTGGAGCAGGGCATCAAGCGGCTCACGGTGCATGTGCGCCGCCACCCCTGGCTGGAGACGCTGTTCATTCCGGTGCTCATGGCCGTGTTCTCCCTGGCTGGCGCCGTGTTCGGCATGGCCGAGGAGCTCATCCCGCTCGTCATGATCTTCATCGCCCTGTCCCGGGCCCTGGGCTACGACTCCATCGTGGGCACGGCCATCCCCTTCCTGGGCGCCGCCGCGGGATTTGCCTGCGCCTTCTTCAACCCCTTCACCGTGGGCGTGGCCCAGGGCATCGCCGGAGTTCCGATCTACTCGGGCCTGGCCTACCGCGTGTGCGCCTGGGTGGTCGCCACGGGCGTGGTCATCGCCTACGTGATGATCTATGCCGCGAAAATCAAAAAGAACCCCGAGCTGAGCCCCGTGCGCGACATCGACCTGGCCCGGGAAAGCCAGGCCAGCGGTGCGGGCGATTCCTGGAACGCCAAGCACATCCTGGCCCTCCTCACCTTCCTGGGTGCCCTCATCCTGCTGGTCTACGGCGTGCTGAAGCACCACTGGTATCTGGAACCCATCGCAGCTCTTTTCCTGGGCATGGGCATCCTCATCGGCCTCATCAGCCGCATGGCCCCCAGCACCATCGCCAAGCACTTCGTGGCTGGCGCCAAGGACATGGTGGGCGTGGTGTTCATCGTGGCCTGCGCCCGGGCCCTGCTGGTCATCGCCAACGATGCACGCATCATGGACACGCTGCTGCTGTGCGGATCGTCGGCCATCAAGGTGCTGCCCAAGGCCATGACCGCCCAGGTGATGTTCCTGCTGCAGTGCGGCATCAACTTCTTCATCCACTCGGGCACCTCCCAGGCCGCGCTCACCATGCCCGTGCTGGCGCCGCTCTCGGACCTGGTGGGCATCACGCGCCAGACCTGCGTCTACAGCTTCGCGCTGTCGGAACTCATCAACCCCATCCTGCCCACCAGCGCCGTCACCATGGGCGTACTGGGCGCGGCCAAGATCCCCTGGGAGCGGTGGGCGAAGTGGTTCCTGCCCCTCATGCTCATCCTCGTGGTGCTGGCCTTCCTGCTGCTGGTGCCGCCCACGCTGTTCTTCCATTGGGGCCCGGTGTGA
- a CDS encoding M20/M25/M40 family metallo-hydrolase: MFASAQEPAADFIRVTRTEALPAPLAAALEDLDTKRISSHLAFLTDPRQQGRGLGTRGLDTTARYLADHLKQAGIPALSPSYVQAVPLREVRPRQGHVNLRTAQGVIRFLAGRNAVLPSVAPGALSGPAVFVGHGIQEPALNHDDFRGVDVRGKVVVFLDGLPSGEAWRKPELQEKYASPRPADRYDTRLALLEKLGAKAAIAVEEGLAQRITEGKEKALPYFLAAPRVPGSGEPPLARVAPTEPLRAWMASGGAAAAELSIRGEVHPLQSRNVLGMLKGSDPALAQEAVLIGAHMDHLGLPNGVLHPGADDNASGVSALLEILRTLAASPERPRRTILIAFWTGEEEGKFGSGHYTRHPRWPLAKTRAYLNLDMIGHPWLPADLNTLLTDSGMKDPKAFLEGLDPATFAEPGLAADSRELGPILAQAGRGTGMSLHLDWTDGRNGGSDYRDFARLKVPFVRFFGSYFPEYHQPGDTADKLDPNQVKRMARLVLATAWLLAER; the protein is encoded by the coding sequence GTGTTTGCATCTGCCCAGGAACCCGCAGCCGATTTCATCCGCGTCACCCGAACCGAGGCGCTGCCTGCCCCCCTGGCCGCCGCCCTGGAAGACCTCGATACCAAGCGCATCTCCAGCCACCTGGCCTTCCTCACGGATCCCCGCCAGCAGGGCCGTGGCCTGGGCACCCGCGGCCTGGACACCACCGCCCGCTACCTGGCGGACCACCTGAAGCAGGCCGGGATTCCCGCCCTGAGTCCCTCCTACGTTCAGGCCGTGCCCCTGCGTGAGGTTCGGCCTCGCCAAGGGCACGTGAACCTGCGCACCGCGCAGGGGGTCATCCGCTTCCTGGCCGGACGGAACGCCGTGCTGCCCAGCGTCGCGCCGGGCGCCCTCTCCGGACCAGCGGTGTTCGTGGGCCATGGCATTCAGGAACCGGCCCTGAATCACGACGATTTCCGCGGCGTGGACGTGCGTGGCAAGGTGGTGGTCTTCCTCGATGGCCTGCCCTCGGGCGAGGCCTGGCGGAAGCCGGAGCTCCAGGAGAAATACGCCTCCCCCCGCCCCGCGGATCGCTACGACACGCGACTGGCCCTGCTGGAAAAGCTGGGGGCCAAGGCCGCCATCGCGGTGGAAGAGGGCCTCGCCCAGCGCATCACCGAGGGCAAGGAAAAGGCCCTGCCCTACTTCCTGGCCGCCCCCCGCGTTCCCGGTTCCGGCGAGCCGCCCCTGGCCCGCGTGGCCCCCACCGAACCCCTGCGGGCCTGGATGGCCTCTGGAGGCGCAGCCGCTGCCGAGTTGTCGATTCGTGGTGAAGTGCACCCCCTGCAAAGCCGCAATGTCCTCGGGATGCTGAAGGGCTCCGATCCGGCCCTGGCCCAGGAGGCCGTCCTCATCGGCGCCCACATGGACCATCTGGGGCTGCCCAACGGCGTGCTGCACCCAGGCGCCGATGACAACGCCTCCGGGGTGTCGGCCCTGCTGGAGATCCTGCGCACCCTCGCCGCCAGTCCGGAGCGCCCGCGCCGGACGATCCTCATCGCCTTCTGGACCGGCGAGGAGGAGGGCAAGTTCGGCTCGGGCCACTACACGCGCCATCCCCGCTGGCCCCTGGCGAAAACCCGGGCCTACCTCAACCTCGACATGATCGGCCACCCCTGGCTGCCCGCAGATCTGAACACTCTGCTCACCGACTCGGGCATGAAGGATCCGAAGGCATTCCTCGAAGGCCTCGATCCCGCCACCTTCGCTGAGCCAGGCCTTGCCGCAGACAGCCGGGAGCTCGGGCCCATCCTCGCCCAGGCCGGCCGCGGCACGGGCATGTCCCTGCACCTGGACTGGACCGATGGCCGCAACGGCGGCAGCGACTACCGCGACTTCGCGCGGCTGAAGGTGCCCTTCGTGCGCTTCTTCGGCAGCTACTTCCCCGAGTATCACCAGCCTGGCGACACCGCCGATAAGCTCGACCCCAACCAGGTGAAGCGCATGGCCCGCCTGGTGCTCGCCACCGCCTGGCTGCTGGCAGAGCGCTGA
- a CDS encoding CapA family protein, which yields MAGNFRTRRMQPFLLSLAAALVALPAQAQAAPDLLKDDPRSVYQRRVHPVEPAERIDWAGRIAELLKEEPGDLTLTAVGDMIFNQPITQLQEPERAGLFRLMQEADVAYGNMEFSLNDRPELQRPFYNFRAPRAFRWELARTGITLVSQANNHAMDFGPEGLKECLEALDHANITHAGAGTTLAEAHALGKTELAGHKSTVGLLSYMRYWTAKYRSKNPDAPSLATIDPAVVLAMRDGKVEKVEGPLESDVATMEEDILLARRKTDLLLVSLHNHDVTHHRAYGIQDTTPPNEEIMYRRAIEAGADMVIGTGPHVLRGIEIYKGRPIFYSLGDFIYQYRTPDKIHADLLNQRDIEMPKRLNESVWDRRDSREVMETVMVRMVMNQGKLKRIQLLPITIDDEGPLFGVPRLASTKRGAEIIALMQKLSAPYGTKIVSKGWYAEVELR from the coding sequence ATGGCTGGGAACTTTCGCACGCGCCGGATGCAACCCTTCCTCCTTTCACTCGCCGCGGCCTTGGTGGCGCTCCCTGCGCAGGCCCAGGCAGCCCCGGACCTCCTGAAGGATGATCCCCGCTCCGTGTACCAGCGGCGGGTTCATCCGGTCGAGCCCGCCGAGCGCATCGACTGGGCGGGCCGCATCGCGGAGCTGCTCAAGGAGGAGCCGGGCGATCTCACCCTCACCGCCGTGGGCGACATGATCTTCAACCAGCCCATCACCCAGCTGCAGGAGCCCGAGCGGGCAGGCCTCTTCCGCCTCATGCAGGAGGCGGATGTGGCCTACGGCAACATGGAGTTCTCCCTCAACGACCGGCCCGAGCTGCAGCGGCCCTTCTACAATTTCCGCGCGCCCAGGGCTTTCCGGTGGGAGTTGGCCCGCACCGGCATCACCCTGGTGAGCCAGGCCAACAACCACGCCATGGATTTCGGCCCCGAGGGGCTCAAGGAATGCCTGGAGGCCCTGGATCACGCCAACATCACCCACGCCGGTGCGGGCACGACGCTGGCCGAAGCCCACGCTCTGGGGAAGACGGAGCTGGCAGGTCACAAGAGCACGGTCGGCCTGCTCTCCTACATGCGCTACTGGACGGCCAAATACCGCAGCAAGAATCCCGATGCGCCCTCCCTGGCCACCATCGACCCCGCGGTGGTCCTGGCCATGCGGGACGGCAAGGTGGAGAAGGTGGAGGGCCCGCTGGAATCCGATGTGGCCACCATGGAGGAGGACATCCTCCTGGCGCGCCGCAAGACAGACCTGCTGCTGGTGTCCCTGCACAACCACGACGTGACCCACCACCGCGCCTACGGCATCCAGGACACCACGCCGCCCAACGAGGAGATCATGTACCGCCGGGCCATCGAGGCCGGGGCAGACATGGTGATCGGCACCGGCCCCCATGTGCTGCGGGGCATCGAGATCTACAAGGGCCGGCCCATCTTCTACAGCCTGGGCGATTTCATCTACCAGTACCGCACGCCGGACAAGATCCACGCCGACCTGCTGAACCAGCGCGACATCGAGATGCCGAAGCGGCTCAATGAATCGGTGTGGGATCGCCGCGATTCCCGCGAGGTCATGGAAACGGTGATGGTGCGCATGGTGATGAACCAGGGCAAGCTCAAGCGCATCCAGCTGCTGCCCATCACCATCGACGATGAGGGCCCCCTCTTCGGCGTGCCCCGCCTGGCCAGCACCAAGCGCGGGGCCGAGATCATCGCCCTGATGCAAAAGCTCTCCGCGCCCTACGGCACCAAGATCGTGAGCAAGGGCTGGTACGCCGAGGTGGAGCTCAGGTAG